A DNA window from Paenibacillus sp. HWE-109 contains the following coding sequences:
- a CDS encoding Uma2 family endonuclease, with product MKVPEQDHRYNFQDLLEWEGRWELINGVPFSMTPAPSTTHQRILRSMFLELHTFLQGSSCEVFIAPFDVRLSETEEYDNPDTVCQPDLSVICNPTQIDDKGGKGAPKLIVEILSPSTAIKDRNQKFKTYEKFGVMEYWIVDPAHQTVEVYGLEQGLFQKREVFGKEDKLRSFAFSACVVDLGCIFQ from the coding sequence ATGAAAGTGCCTGAACAGGATCATCGCTATAATTTTCAAGATCTGCTGGAGTGGGAAGGCAGATGGGAGTTAATTAATGGAGTACCATTTAGTATGACGCCGGCACCCTCTACGACACATCAACGGATCTTAAGAAGTATGTTTCTTGAGCTTCACACATTCCTGCAAGGTTCATCATGTGAGGTTTTTATCGCTCCGTTTGACGTGAGATTAAGTGAAACTGAAGAATACGATAATCCCGATACGGTCTGTCAGCCAGATCTATCCGTTATCTGTAATCCAACTCAGATAGATGACAAAGGAGGCAAAGGCGCTCCCAAGCTCATTGTTGAAATATTATCTCCATCTACTGCGATTAAAGATAGAAACCAAAAATTTAAAACATATGAGAAATTTGGTGTTATGGAATACTGGATTGTTGACCCTGCTCATCAAACTGTTGAGGTTTATGGATTGGAACAAGGTTTATTTCAAAAGCGAGAGGTTTTTGGAAAAGAAGACAAATTGCGTTCATTTGCTTTTTCAGCTTGTGTCGTTGATTTGGGATGTATATTTCAATAG